Proteins co-encoded in one Nitrosopumilus sp. genomic window:
- a CDS encoding ribosome assembly factor SBDS: MADYTLVRYSYEGEKFEIMVKPDPALDYRLGKKKDISSILVSDEIYTDASKGTRPTAEKLLHAFKTEDPAEIAEIILKKGDLNLTTEQRRTMIEEKRKQIVTFIARTYVDPKTHLPHPPLRIEQAMKDGRVSIDPHKTVDEQVKDIVEKLRSIIALKSENLKLEITIPAQFASQSYAVLKSVGSLNKEEWQNNGSLKAILEIPAAARPNVIDRLGSITKGSATVEVMK; the protein is encoded by the coding sequence ATGGCAGATTATACATTGGTCCGATATTCTTACGAGGGAGAAAAATTTGAAATTATGGTAAAGCCTGATCCTGCCTTAGATTACAGATTAGGTAAGAAAAAGGATATCTCGTCAATTTTAGTTTCTGATGAAATTTACACTGATGCCAGCAAGGGAACAAGGCCCACTGCTGAAAAACTACTTCATGCTTTCAAAACTGAAGACCCTGCAGAAATTGCAGAGATAATTCTCAAGAAAGGTGATCTTAATCTCACAACTGAGCAAAGACGAACAATGATTGAAGAGAAAAGAAAACAGATTGTAACATTTATTGCAAGAACATACGTGGATCCCAAAACTCACTTGCCACATCCTCCACTAAGAATTGAGCAAGCAATGAAAGATGGACGAGTATCAATAGATCCTCACAAAACTGTAGATGAACAAGTAAAAGACATTGTTGAAAAATTGCGTTCAATAATTGCTCTAAAATCTGAGAATCTCAAATTAGAAATAACAATACCTGCACAATTTGCATCTCAATCATATGCCGTTCTAAAATCTGTAGGTTCTCTAAACAAAGAAGAATGGCAAAATAATGGATCTTTAAAAGCAATACTTGAAATACCCGCTGCAGCAAGGCCAAATGTGATAGACAGATTAGGCTCTATAACCAAGGGTTCTGCTACAGTTGAGGTAATGAAATAA
- a CDS encoding DNA-directed RNA polymerase subunit D, giving the protein MDFEDFVQDLSSLEVISKDNQKIAIKLKGVPLQYANALRRVCLNGVPVFAIDTVDIIENSSVLPDEGLAHRLGLIPLKTDLGRFNEPSKCDCKSETGCSNCRVMLVLDSGDSDVTRTILSNELSSEDETVKAVSDKIPIVQLAPGQRIKIECYARLGRGTEHAKWNSANISTLIDTDKENEKVLTVESTGALDPEQIVLAGVEEVSSKLGQFKETIGKIEE; this is encoded by the coding sequence GTGGACTTTGAAGATTTTGTTCAAGATTTGTCATCCTTAGAGGTAATTAGCAAAGATAATCAAAAAATAGCTATAAAGCTAAAAGGCGTACCATTACAATATGCAAATGCACTAAGACGCGTATGTCTTAATGGTGTCCCAGTCTTTGCAATTGATACAGTAGACATTATTGAGAATTCCTCAGTATTGCCTGATGAAGGGCTAGCACACAGACTAGGACTAATTCCATTAAAAACAGACTTGGGTAGATTTAATGAACCATCAAAATGTGATTGTAAAAGTGAGACAGGATGTTCAAACTGCAGAGTAATGTTAGTTTTAGACTCTGGAGATTCGGATGTTACAAGAACCATTCTTTCAAATGAATTGTCTTCTGAGGATGAAACAGTAAAGGCAGTTTCAGATAAAATCCCAATTGTTCAACTAGCACCAGGTCAGAGAATCAAAATAGAATGCTATGCAAGACTTGGACGTGGAACAGAACATGCAAAATGGAATTCTGCAAACATTTCAACATTAATTGACACGGATAAAGAAAACGAGAAAGTGCTTACCGTGGAATCAACCGGTGCATTAGATCCAGAACAGATTGTTCTTGCAGGTGTGGAAGAAGTAAGCAGCAAACTAGGCCAATTCAAAGAAACCATTGGCAAAATTGAAGAGTAA
- a CDS encoding 50S ribosomal protein L18e: MTNQVVIQMAKDLKKASTKNDAPIWAKLAEYALKPSIARRDLNLNRIGQLTKENDIVVFPGKVLGTGIVPHKITLFSFSISNTAANKIVEKGGKIISYSDLIEQNPTGKGVVLLG; this comes from the coding sequence ATGACTAATCAAGTAGTTATCCAGATGGCGAAGGATCTGAAAAAGGCATCAACTAAAAATGACGCTCCAATTTGGGCAAAACTAGCAGAGTATGCACTAAAACCATCCATTGCAAGAAGAGATCTCAACTTGAATAGAATTGGGCAACTAACAAAGGAAAACGACATCGTAGTATTTCCAGGCAAGGTTCTAGGAACAGGCATTGTTCCGCATAAAATTACATTATTCTCATTTTCAATTTCAAATACTGCTGCAAACAAAATCGTAGAAAAAGGTGGAAAGATAATTAGTTATTCAGATTTGATTGAACAAAACCCAACAGGAAAAGGAGTCGTATTACTTGGCTGA
- the rplM gene encoding 50S ribosomal protein L13 — MAEQVIRTDRPIVVDGTNHIAGRLSSYVAKLLIKGNRVSIVNCEKIMMSGTRVNQIKEYREFLEINSVINPKHGPVHYRRPDTLIAKMIRQMLPFDRKPSGKESYQRLRTYIGSPKEIKSLEKIQFEKAKIKKTAANYTSVGELCRIIGWTE, encoded by the coding sequence TTGGCTGAGCAAGTCATAAGAACTGACAGACCAATCGTAGTCGATGGAACAAATCACATCGCTGGAAGATTATCATCATATGTTGCAAAATTACTAATCAAAGGAAACAGAGTTTCAATTGTAAATTGTGAAAAAATCATGATGAGTGGAACTAGAGTAAACCAAATCAAAGAATATAGAGAATTTTTAGAAATTAACAGTGTCATTAATCCAAAACACGGACCAGTGCATTATAGAAGACCAGATACACTAATTGCAAAAATGATTCGACAGATGCTACCATTTGATAGAAAACCATCTGGAAAAGAGTCATACCAAAGACTAAGAACATACATTGGATCTCCAAAAGAAATCAAATCGTTAGAGAAAATTCAATTTGAAAAAGCAAAAATTAAAAAAACTGCTGCAAACTATACAAGCGTAGGCGAATTATGCAGAATTATAGGGTGGACTGAATGA
- the rpsI gene encoding 30S ribosomal protein S9 has protein sequence MTTPKTEIYFATRKRASAHVYITKGQGKVRINNVPVEMIPQETAREVILGPLEITGDLRDKIDISVRVRGGGFMGQASAAATGITRALIGWTKSKKDPKDHPLPKSTREDLRKRITDFDKYLVSGDARQKEPKKFGGPGARRRKQKSYR, from the coding sequence ATGACAACTCCAAAAACAGAAATTTATTTTGCAACCAGAAAAAGAGCTAGTGCACATGTCTACATTACAAAGGGACAAGGTAAAGTAAGAATTAACAATGTTCCAGTTGAAATGATTCCTCAAGAAACTGCTCGTGAAGTAATTTTAGGACCGCTAGAAATCACAGGTGACTTGAGAGACAAAATTGATATTTCTGTAAGAGTTAGAGGCGGAGGTTTTATGGGACAAGCCAGTGCAGCAGCAACTGGAATTACCAGAGCACTCATCGGATGGACAAAATCTAAAAAAGATCCAAAAGATCATCCTCTTCCAAAATCTACCAGAGAAGATCTTCGAAAACGAATCACGGATTTTGATAAGTATCTAGTCAGCGGAGATGCCAGGCAGAAAGAACCAAAGAAATTTGGTGGACCTGGCGCTAGAAGAAGAAAGCAGAAATCATACCGTTAG
- a CDS encoding nucleotidyltransferase family protein, whose product MKAIILAGGKGTRGKPYTEYFPKAMSPINGKPLIDYVVKYLKSFNFIKEIIIISDFIGLGGQIKNYYENQEGITFVQDSQSGTGGDLLHIENKLKGESEFVLWFVDNLCAIDLKKMKEQFVDKKSTACIATRSKRKEETGFAVVKDGIIQEFKEKPVMKLQLSECLGIYMLGIDVIKRIKAKAKQKEINLSYDILQQLSKEGKISAYDIGDVEWIDAESPMVLERNGKTVKKIIKQMGF is encoded by the coding sequence GTGAAGGCCATAATTTTAGCTGGCGGCAAAGGTACTAGAGGCAAACCATACACAGAATATTTTCCAAAGGCAATGTCGCCAATTAATGGAAAGCCACTAATTGACTATGTGGTAAAATATCTAAAATCATTTAATTTCATAAAAGAAATAATCATAATTTCTGATTTCATAGGATTAGGCGGACAAATCAAAAATTACTATGAAAATCAAGAGGGCATTACCTTTGTTCAAGATTCTCAGAGTGGTACCGGTGGAGATTTACTTCACATCGAGAACAAACTCAAAGGCGAATCAGAATTTGTATTATGGTTTGTAGATAACTTGTGCGCAATAGATCTAAAAAAGATGAAAGAGCAGTTCGTAGATAAAAAAAGTACTGCATGTATTGCAACAAGATCAAAAAGAAAAGAAGAAACAGGATTCGCAGTAGTCAAAGATGGAATAATTCAAGAATTCAAAGAAAAACCAGTTATGAAATTGCAGCTCTCTGAATGCTTGGGAATCTACATGTTAGGAATTGATGTCATCAAAAGAATAAAGGCCAAAGCAAAACAAAAGGAGATCAATTTGTCATATGATATTTTGCAGCAACTATCAAAGGAAGGAAAGATTAGTGCGTATGACATTGGAGATGTTGAATGGATTGATGCAGAATCTCCAATGGTTTTAGAGCGAAATGGGAAAACAGTAAAGAAGATTATAAAACAGATGGGATTTTAG
- the leuD gene encoding 3-isopropylmalate dehydratase small subunit, which produces MEPFQNISSIVTPLDKINVDTDQIVPKQFLKLVQKSGFGKFLFFNWRYDENGNKKSDFVLNELKYDGSKILVTGDNFGCGSSREHAVWALKDYGFSVIIAPSFADIFFSNCFKNGILPISLDEKTVDSLQNEKDPISVDLKNQTIKTSSQEIHFDIDSHLKKILLEGLDDIAQTFQYEDKITEFEKNSKIPSVL; this is translated from the coding sequence GATACTGATCAAATTGTTCCAAAGCAATTCCTTAAGCTGGTTCAAAAGTCTGGATTTGGAAAGTTCTTGTTTTTTAATTGGAGATATGACGAAAATGGAAACAAAAAATCTGATTTTGTCTTAAATGAATTAAAGTATGACGGATCTAAAATCTTAGTTACCGGTGATAATTTTGGATGCGGTTCTAGTCGTGAACATGCCGTTTGGGCTCTAAAAGACTATGGTTTTTCAGTAATAATCGCACCATCCTTTGCTGATATCTTCTTTAGCAACTGCTTCAAAAATGGAATCCTGCCAATTTCCCTTGATGAAAAAACAGTTGATTCACTTCAAAATGAAAAAGACCCCATCAGTGTAGACTTGAAAAACCAAACCATCAAAACTTCCTCTCAAGAAATTCATTTTGATATTGACTCTCATTTGAAAAAGATTCTCTTAGAAGGATTAGATGATATTGCACAGACTTTTCAGTACGAAGATAAAATTACCGAGTTTGAAAAGAATTCTAAAATCCCATCTGTTTTATAA